The following proteins come from a genomic window of Nostoc sp. ATCC 53789:
- a CDS encoding metal ABC transporter permease: MLQALIEPLQYGFMQRSLVIAILVGMLCAVVGSYLMVQRLALLGDAISHSVLPGLAIAFMVGANIYVGAFIAGVLSTMAIAWIRVRSPIKEDAAMGIVFSAFFALGITLITVIQKDNKIDLNHFLFGNILGVTIDEVRDTAIIATIVLIVVLLLYKELLFYTFDPLGAQAAGLPVNRLNFGLMVLIALTIVASMKAVGVILVLSLLITPGATAYLLVKRLNQVMILGAVIGVISSISGMYLSYFYNLPSGPAIVLVVSGLFLLALLFSPKYGIFTSKQLKTKE, from the coding sequence ATGTTACAAGCATTAATTGAGCCATTGCAATACGGCTTTATGCAGCGATCGCTCGTGATTGCTATTTTAGTTGGGATGTTGTGTGCAGTTGTAGGCAGCTACCTAATGGTGCAGCGCCTAGCCTTGTTGGGTGATGCCATCAGTCACTCAGTTTTGCCCGGACTAGCGATCGCTTTTATGGTGGGAGCAAATATATATGTTGGTGCATTCATTGCGGGTGTTCTGAGTACAATGGCGATCGCCTGGATTAGGGTGCGATCGCCAATCAAAGAAGATGCGGCAATGGGCATAGTTTTTTCAGCATTCTTCGCCCTTGGTATCACCCTAATTACTGTTATTCAAAAAGATAATAAAATCGACTTAAATCACTTCCTTTTTGGCAATATTCTTGGCGTTACTATTGATGAAGTGCGGGACACTGCGATCATTGCCACTATTGTTTTAATAGTTGTTCTTTTATTATATAAAGAGCTTTTATTTTATACATTTGATCCTTTAGGCGCTCAAGCCGCAGGTTTGCCCGTTAATCGGCTGAACTTTGGATTGATGGTACTAATAGCTTTGACAATTGTCGCCAGCATGAAAGCTGTCGGTGTGATTTTAGTATTATCGCTTTTAATTACACCAGGAGCCACCGCTTATTTATTAGTTAAGCGTCTCAACCAAGTCATGATTTTGGGTGCGGTAATTGGCGTAATTTCCAGTATTAGTGGGATGTACCTCAGCTACTTTTATAACTTGCCCTCTGGCCCTGCGATCGTTTTAGTAGTATCGGGGTTATTTTTGCTGGCATTACTATTTAGTCCTAAATACGGTATTTTTACGAGTAAACAACTTAAAACCAAGGAATAA
- a CDS encoding Rieske 2Fe-2S domain-containing protein has protein sequence MKDNYSTNGKIPARIKTRRDFLTYTLGGTVASVAIAYLFPKVSQGREISLETLCSLYPKNSRCENYLPGSVAVDKDGKQIETNALLTTAKSGIPILVKGLPDNSVDYLIIQDGPKIAEYAINPTCTHLGCTVEWDLEKNHFICPCHGSQYDSQGRVVHGPAKRSLPLITIVVKQNQVRLVDHKPAVDPR, from the coding sequence ATGAAAGATAATTATTCTACTAACGGCAAAATTCCAGCTAGGATAAAAACGCGCCGGGATTTTTTAACTTATACGCTAGGTGGTACAGTTGCATCAGTAGCGATCGCATATCTATTTCCCAAAGTCAGCCAAGGTCGTGAGATCAGCCTAGAAACGCTTTGTTCCCTTTATCCAAAGAATTCGCGCTGTGAAAATTATCTTCCCGGATCAGTGGCAGTAGACAAAGACGGCAAGCAAATTGAGACTAATGCACTATTGACAACTGCAAAGTCTGGAATTCCAATTCTCGTCAAAGGCTTGCCAGACAATAGCGTTGATTATCTCATCATTCAAGATGGCCCTAAGATTGCTGAGTACGCTATCAATCCAACTTGTACCCATTTAGGATGTACAGTTGAGTGGGATCTTGAGAAGAATCACTTTATTTGTCCTTGTCATGGATCTCAATATGATTCTCAGGGTCGAGTAGTTCACGGCCCAGCTAAACGTTCTCTACCACTAATCACTATAGTAGTCAAGCAAAACCAAGTTCGTTTAGTTGATCATAAACCTGCCGTAGATCCTCGTTAA
- a CDS encoding HAD family hydrolase: MTASSPTILALDFDGVICDGLIEYFEVAWRTYCEIWSPVNDTPADDLALRFYRLRPVIETGWEMPVLIKALVDGIPDEKILHEWLSIAPQLLLNDKLQAREIAAKLDNQRDEWITTDLNGWLSLHRFYPGVIEKLKLTLDSGVKLYIVTTKEGRFVQQLLQQEGVNLPTSSIYGKEVKRPKYEILRGLKQQVENQPLSLWFVEDRLKTLQLVQQQTDLEDVKLFLADWGYNTQAEREAAQNDDRIRLLSLSHFARDFSAWL; the protein is encoded by the coding sequence ATGACCGCAAGTAGTCCCACGATTTTAGCCCTGGACTTTGATGGAGTGATTTGCGACGGACTAATTGAATATTTTGAGGTAGCGTGGCGTACCTACTGTGAAATTTGGTCGCCAGTTAATGACACACCAGCAGATGATTTAGCTTTGAGATTCTATCGCCTGCGCCCCGTAATTGAGACGGGTTGGGAAATGCCCGTTTTAATCAAAGCGCTAGTAGATGGAATTCCTGATGAAAAAATTCTTCATGAATGGTTAAGCATCGCCCCACAACTTTTGTTAAATGACAAGTTACAAGCAAGAGAAATTGCTGCGAAACTAGATAATCAACGTGATGAATGGATTACTACAGATTTAAACGGTTGGCTAAGTCTGCATAGATTTTATCCGGGTGTAATAGAAAAGCTCAAATTAACTCTTGACAGTGGAGTTAAGCTATACATTGTGACAACTAAAGAAGGACGTTTTGTACAGCAGTTGCTGCAACAAGAAGGAGTTAACTTACCGACATCATCAATTTATGGCAAAGAAGTCAAGCGTCCCAAATACGAAATTCTGCGAGGATTGAAGCAGCAAGTAGAAAACCAGCCACTTAGTCTCTGGTTTGTTGAAGATAGACTCAAGACATTGCAGTTAGTACAACAGCAAACAGACCTTGAAGATGTAAAACTGTTCCTTGCAGACTGGGGTTATAATACTCAAGCAGAAAGGGAAGCTGCCCAAAATGATGACCGGATTCGGTTGTTATCACTGTCTCACTTTGCCAGAGATTTCTCTGCTTGGCTTTAA
- a CDS encoding DNA double-strand break repair nuclease NurA, translating to MLDLTKLARQMQGLSQHLTLEAAASRQRLELAQQHLKNAYESQQDLIDRQEKWRDRILFANATPIEPLETCIDIAVPPKIHTVIATDGSQIAPNHHEIAYCYLLNIGRVVLHYGQNRHPLLDSLPEVFYRPEDLYMSRQWGIRTEEWMSFRRTASETTVLAELACAAKGEAPALAMVDGSLIYWFLEQLPIDARDRILPPILEAWQQMRDAQIPLMGYLSASRSIETMNFLRLLACPHPVPDCKSHCPNQLEKVPCKIFEQLRDTSVWATRLKPGQRSTLWRSNSPILELYGDQTIYFCYVHVGTEIARIEVPAWVAENATMLDQALGLMLAQVQKGYGYPVAIAEAHNQAVVKGGDRARFFALLEQQMIKAGLKNVGTSYKEARKRGSIA from the coding sequence ATGCTTGATCTAACAAAACTGGCGCGACAAATGCAGGGTTTAAGCCAGCATCTTACCTTAGAAGCTGCTGCCAGTCGGCAACGTTTAGAATTGGCGCAACAACATCTAAAAAATGCTTATGAGTCTCAACAAGATTTAATTGATCGCCAGGAAAAATGGCGCGATCGCATTCTCTTTGCTAATGCTACCCCAATTGAGCCGCTAGAAACCTGCATCGATATTGCAGTTCCGCCAAAAATTCATACTGTAATTGCTACCGATGGTTCCCAAATTGCCCCCAACCATCACGAAATTGCTTACTGTTATCTCCTAAATATTGGCAGAGTCGTCTTACACTACGGACAAAACCGCCATCCGCTACTCGATAGTTTGCCAGAAGTATTTTACCGCCCAGAAGACTTATATATGTCTCGGCAGTGGGGAATTAGAACCGAGGAATGGATGAGTTTCCGCCGCACTGCATCAGAAACAACGGTTTTAGCAGAACTTGCATGTGCAGCTAAAGGGGAAGCACCAGCATTGGCGATGGTAGATGGTTCGTTAATTTACTGGTTTTTAGAACAATTACCGATAGATGCACGCGATCGCATTTTACCCCCCATCTTGGAAGCTTGGCAGCAAATGCGTGATGCTCAAATTCCCCTGATGGGTTATCTTAGCGCCTCTCGCAGCATCGAAACAATGAACTTTTTACGATTGTTGGCTTGTCCTCATCCAGTGCCAGACTGTAAAAGTCATTGCCCAAATCAGCTAGAAAAAGTACCTTGTAAAATTTTTGAACAGTTGCGAGATACTTCTGTTTGGGCAACCAGACTCAAACCAGGACAACGTAGTACCCTTTGGCGGAGTAATTCTCCGATTCTCGAACTCTACGGCGATCAAACCATTTATTTTTGCTATGTCCACGTTGGCACTGAAATTGCCCGAATCGAAGTTCCGGCATGGGTAGCGGAGAATGCAACCATGTTAGATCAAGCATTGGGGCTGATGCTGGCACAAGTACAAAAAGGATATGGCTATCCAGTTGCGATCGCCGAAGCGCATAATCAAGCAGTGGTAAAAGGTGGCGATAGAGCGCGTTTCTTTGCCCTCCTAGAACAACAAATGATTAAAGCTGGTTTAAAAAATGTCGGAACTTCCTACAAAGAAGCCAGAAAGCGTGGGAGTATTGCTTAA
- a CDS encoding prolyl oligopeptidase family serine peptidase, with protein sequence MPSSKKSITYPSSQKSNQVDNYHGTLVADSYRWLEDPDSEETRAWIEAQNQITFGYLSEIPAREKIKQRLTKLWDYEKYGIPFKEGKSLQDGSTERYFYFKNDGLQNQSVLYTLKTLEDKPKVLLDPNQLSEDGTVALSGLSISEDGKLLAYGLSTSGSDWQEWKVRDVETGEDLQDHLKWIKFSGASWTHNNQGFFYSRYDEPNEKTQLEDVNYYQKLYYHQLGNPQSEDVLIYHRPDQKEWGFGGGVTEDGDYLIISIWLGTDSKNLVFFKDLTNHNAEVVELINQFEADYSFIDNDDRVFYFRTDLNAPRGRVIAIDTQNPASENWREIIPQSAETLESVGILNNQFVADYLKDAHSQIKIFDLKGGFVREVELPGLGSAGGFGGKRHDTETFYSYTSFTTPGTIYRYDMITGKSTVFRQPEVDFNPNDYETKQVFYQSKDGTRVPMFITHKKGIKLDGNNPTYLYAYGGFNASMTPGFSVSLLVWMEMGGIYAMPNIRGGGEYGEEWHQAGMKDKKQNVFDDFIGAAEWLIANKYTKTQKLAIAGGSNGGLLVGACMTQRPDLFGAAIPAVGVMDMLRFHKFTIGWAWTSEYGSADNSEEFPALYAYSPLHNIKPDTAYPATLITTADHDDRVVPAHSFKFAAALQEAHAGDAPVLIRIETKAGHGAGKPTAKIIEEAADKWAFLVRTLNVEV encoded by the coding sequence ATGCCTTCATCTAAAAAATCTATCACCTACCCATCCAGCCAGAAAAGCAATCAAGTCGATAACTACCACGGTACTTTAGTCGCAGATTCTTATCGTTGGTTAGAAGATCCTGACTCTGAAGAAACAAGGGCTTGGATTGAGGCACAAAATCAAATTACCTTTGGCTATTTGAGTGAAATTCCTGCCAGAGAAAAAATTAAACAGCGCCTTACCAAACTTTGGGATTATGAAAAATATGGTATCCCTTTTAAAGAAGGCAAATCTCTACAAGACGGTTCCACCGAACGCTACTTTTATTTTAAAAATGATGGGCTGCAAAACCAAAGTGTCCTCTACACTCTCAAAACTCTCGAAGATAAACCCAAAGTTTTACTCGATCCCAATCAACTCTCAGAAGATGGCACTGTTGCCCTTTCAGGATTGTCTATTAGCGAGGATGGGAAACTTTTAGCTTATGGTCTATCCACCTCTGGTTCTGATTGGCAAGAGTGGAAAGTACGCGATGTTGAAACTGGTGAAGACCTACAAGACCATCTGAAATGGATTAAATTTTCTGGTGCATCGTGGACACATAATAATCAAGGTTTCTTCTACAGCCGCTACGACGAGCCGAATGAAAAAACTCAATTAGAAGATGTTAACTATTATCAAAAGCTCTACTATCATCAACTAGGCAACCCTCAATCAGAAGATGTACTAATTTATCATCGTCCTGACCAAAAAGAATGGGGTTTTGGTGGTGGTGTTACTGAAGATGGAGATTATCTAATAATTTCTATTTGGCTGGGTACTGACTCCAAAAATTTAGTTTTCTTCAAAGATTTAACTAACCATAATGCTGAAGTCGTAGAATTAATTAACCAGTTTGAGGCAGATTACAGCTTTATCGACAATGATGATCGCGTCTTTTATTTTCGCACAGATTTAAATGCACCACGGGGAAGAGTTATTGCAATTGACACTCAAAACCCTGCGTCGGAAAACTGGCGCGAAATCATTCCTCAATCAGCAGAAACATTAGAAAGTGTAGGCATACTCAATAACCAATTTGTTGCTGATTACCTCAAAGATGCTCATAGCCAAATTAAAATATTTGACCTAAAAGGCGGGTTTGTTCGTGAGGTAGAATTACCTGGACTCGGTTCAGCCGGAGGTTTTGGAGGAAAACGTCATGATACCGAAACTTTTTATAGTTACACCAGCTTTACCACACCAGGAACCATCTATCGCTACGATATGATCACTGGGAAAAGCACTGTTTTTCGTCAGCCAGAGGTAGATTTTAATCCTAACGATTATGAGACAAAACAGGTTTTTTATCAGAGCAAAGATGGTACTAGAGTACCCATGTTTATTACCCACAAAAAGGGCATTAAATTAGATGGAAATAACCCCACTTATCTCTATGCTTATGGTGGTTTTAATGCCTCAATGACACCTGGCTTTTCTGTGAGTCTGTTGGTGTGGATGGAGATGGGTGGTATCTATGCTATGCCCAATATACGCGGCGGTGGAGAATACGGTGAAGAATGGCATCAAGCAGGAATGAAGGATAAAAAGCAGAATGTCTTTGATGACTTTATTGGTGCAGCTGAGTGGTTGATTGCTAATAAATATACTAAGACACAGAAGCTAGCGATCGCAGGTGGTAGTAATGGTGGCTTATTGGTAGGTGCTTGCATGACACAGCGCCCCGATTTGTTTGGTGCAGCAATACCCGCCGTCGGCGTGATGGATATGTTGCGGTTCCACAAATTTACCATCGGTTGGGCTTGGACTTCCGAATATGGTTCAGCAGATAATTCAGAAGAGTTTCCAGCGCTGTATGCTTATTCGCCACTCCACAACATCAAACCAGATACAGCTTACCCAGCAACCTTAATTACCACAGCCGATCATGACGATCGCGTTGTCCCTGCTCATAGTTTCAAATTTGCCGCCGCTTTGCAAGAAGCTCACGCAGGTGATGCGCCAGTCTTAATTAGAATTGAGACTAAGGCAGGACATGGTGCAGGTAAACCCACTGCTAAAATTATCGAGGAAGCCGCAGATAAATGGGCTTTTTTGGTGCGGACTTTGAATGTTGAAGTTTAA
- a CDS encoding methyltransferase domain-containing protein codes for MATILRDWSYRYQWLYDSISRLAALSVGGEARFRQLALQALTIHSDTQVLDLCCGSGQTTQFLVKLSQNVTGLDASPKSLQRARLNVPEASYVEAFAEEMPFTDNQFDVVHISVALHEMQPQQLRKIINEVYRVLKPGGVFTLVDFHAPTNPILWPGISLFLLLFETETAWQLLKTDLAGLLTETGFDVSKPILYAGGSLQVIQAKK; via the coding sequence ATGGCAACAATTTTAAGGGATTGGAGTTACCGCTATCAGTGGCTTTATGATAGTATCTCTCGTTTAGCAGCCTTAAGTGTAGGTGGTGAAGCCCGTTTTCGGCAACTTGCTTTGCAAGCCTTAACAATTCACTCAGATACTCAGGTTTTAGATTTATGTTGCGGTAGTGGTCAAACAACACAATTTTTAGTAAAACTTTCACAAAATGTAACAGGATTAGATGCTTCACCTAAGTCTTTGCAACGGGCGCGGCTAAATGTCCCGGAAGCGTCTTATGTCGAAGCTTTTGCCGAGGAGATGCCATTTACAGATAATCAGTTTGATGTGGTGCATATCAGCGTTGCCTTACATGAAATGCAGCCTCAGCAATTACGAAAAATTATTAATGAAGTTTATCGGGTGCTGAAGCCAGGAGGGGTATTTACGCTGGTGGATTTTCACGCTCCAACAAATCCGATATTGTGGCCTGGGATATCACTGTTTTTGTTGTTGTTTGAGACAGAAACAGCTTGGCAATTGTTAAAAACTGATTTGGCTGGATTGTTAACTGAGACTGGGTTTGATGTTAGTAAGCCAATTTTATATGCAGGTGGTAGTTTACAAGTTATACAGGCAAAGAAGTGA
- the hemH gene encoding ferrochelatase yields the protein MGRVGVLLLNLGGPDKLEDVGPFLYNLFSDPEIIRLPFRWLQKPLAWFIASRRTRTSQENYKQIGGGSPLRRITEAQGEALKEQLGYLGQEANIYVGMRYWHPYTEEAIAQITQDNIEHLVILPLYPQFSISTSGSSFRLLDKLWQEDPKLQPIEYTVIPSWYKQPGYLQAMAELIAQELEQFPNPDEVHIFFSAHGVPKSYVEEAGDPYQQEIEECTALIMQTLNRPNAHTLAYQSRVGPVEWLQPYTEDALKELGAQGVKDLVVVPISFVSEHIETLQEIDIEYREVAEESGIHNFRRVPAPNTHPVFINALADLVIDALKNPSFKLSQAAQMKKMVKMYPQERWEWGLTTSAEVWNGRIAMLGFIALIIELITGHGFLHMIGLLQ from the coding sequence ATGGGTCGTGTAGGCGTATTATTACTCAATCTCGGTGGCCCTGATAAGCTAGAAGATGTCGGGCCGTTTTTGTATAACCTATTTTCCGATCCAGAAATTATTCGCCTACCTTTTCGCTGGTTGCAAAAACCCCTAGCCTGGTTTATTGCCTCGCGGCGAACCAGAACATCTCAAGAAAATTATAAGCAAATCGGTGGTGGTTCACCATTGCGGCGGATCACAGAAGCGCAAGGGGAAGCTTTAAAAGAACAGTTGGGTTATTTAGGGCAAGAAGCCAATATCTACGTCGGAATGCGTTATTGGCATCCCTATACAGAAGAAGCGATCGCACAGATTACCCAAGACAATATAGAACACCTGGTGATATTACCACTATATCCCCAGTTTTCTATCAGTACTAGTGGTTCCAGCTTTCGACTTTTAGATAAACTTTGGCAAGAAGACCCAAAACTTCAGCCCATTGAATACACCGTTATTCCTTCTTGGTACAAACAACCAGGCTATCTCCAAGCAATGGCGGAACTGATAGCCCAAGAACTTGAGCAGTTTCCTAATCCAGACGAGGTTCATATATTCTTCAGCGCTCACGGCGTTCCGAAAAGCTACGTTGAAGAGGCTGGCGACCCTTACCAACAAGAAATTGAGGAATGTACTGCCCTGATTATGCAGACTCTCAATCGTCCCAATGCCCATACTTTAGCTTACCAAAGTCGTGTCGGCCCAGTAGAATGGCTCCAACCCTATACTGAAGATGCGCTCAAAGAACTAGGCGCACAAGGCGTAAAAGATTTGGTTGTCGTGCCTATCAGTTTTGTCTCAGAGCATATTGAGACACTGCAAGAAATTGATATTGAGTATCGGGAAGTCGCAGAAGAATCAGGAATTCACAACTTCCGCCGCGTTCCTGCTCCTAATACTCATCCAGTATTTATTAATGCACTTGCAGACTTAGTAATTGATGCGCTGAAAAACCCCAGTTTTAAGCTTTCGCAAGCTGCCCAAATGAAAAAAATGGTGAAAATGTACCCCCAAGAGCGTTGGGAATGGGGTCTAACAACTAGTGCTGAAGTCTGGAATGGTCGAATTGCCATGTTGGGCTTTATTGCCTTAATCATCGAGCTAATTACCGGTCACGGCTTCTTGCACATGATTGGGCTTTTGCAGTAA
- a CDS encoding DUF4126 domain-containing protein: MIEILATLSASAAAGMRIGIPLLIIGLLQGSNLWSQVPILSHISPPLLLGCLTFWSLVELLASKKLWGQRLLQLIQLFMSPIVGAIMGLAVANATATPNWLIACIGGSLALVLQLVQVGWFYRLRGLPLWVVFLQDTLCIALVLFAFDAPWQGGLIALILLWFAVRSAKQWYDWYHKGRRGHGA; encoded by the coding sequence ATGATTGAAATCCTAGCCACACTTTCTGCCTCTGCCGCAGCAGGAATGAGAATAGGCATACCTTTGCTAATTATTGGACTATTGCAGGGTAGTAACTTATGGTCACAAGTTCCAATTTTATCTCACATTTCCCCACCACTATTGTTAGGCTGCCTCACCTTTTGGTCTTTAGTTGAATTATTAGCCTCAAAAAAGCTATGGGGGCAAAGATTACTACAACTAATTCAGTTATTCATGTCTCCTATCGTAGGGGCAATTATGGGGTTAGCAGTCGCTAATGCCACAGCAACACCAAACTGGCTGATTGCCTGTATTGGAGGTTCCTTAGCTTTAGTACTCCAGCTAGTTCAAGTTGGTTGGTTCTATCGGTTACGTGGCTTACCCTTGTGGGTAGTCTTTCTTCAAGATACCTTGTGCATTGCTCTAGTACTTTTTGCCTTTGATGCTCCTTGGCAAGGAGGATTAATTGCTTTAATACTGCTCTGGTTTGCAGTTCGTAGCGCCAAGCAGTGGTATGACTGGTATCACAAGGGCAGAAGAGGGCATGGGGCATAG
- the purB gene encoding adenylosuccinate lyase, with translation MIERYTLPEMANLWSETYKLKTWLQVEIAVCEAQAELGYIPSQAVEEIKAKADFDPKRVLEIEAVVRHDVIAFLTNVNEYVGEAGRYIHLGLTSSDVLDTALALQLVASLDLLLQRLEDLIQVIREKAREHRHTVMAGRSHGIHAEPITFGFKLAGWLAEVLRHQERLRILRQTIAVGKISGAVGTYANVEPRVEAIACQKLGLQPDTASTQVISRDRHADYVQQLALVAASIERFAVEIRNLQKTDVLEVEEFFAKGQKGSSAMPHKRNPIRSERLTGMARLVRSHAGAALENVALWHERDISHSSVERVILPDACTLTHFMLSEITDLVKNLLVYPENMERNLNCYGGVVFSQKVLLALIDKGSSREEAYAIVQESAHVAWNKPGGNFQDLISKDPRVTQKLSPAELEVCFDPQQHLQHLEEVYQRLGI, from the coding sequence GTGATTGAGCGTTATACTTTGCCCGAAATGGCTAATCTGTGGAGTGAAACCTACAAACTAAAAACTTGGCTGCAAGTCGAGATTGCTGTTTGTGAGGCTCAAGCTGAACTAGGTTACATTCCATCTCAGGCGGTTGAGGAAATTAAGGCCAAGGCAGATTTTGACCCCAAGCGGGTGTTAGAAATTGAGGCTGTAGTCCGCCACGATGTCATCGCTTTTTTGACAAATGTCAATGAATATGTTGGGGAAGCCGGACGCTACATTCACCTGGGTTTAACCAGTTCGGATGTTTTGGATACAGCTTTAGCGCTGCAATTGGTTGCCAGCCTGGATCTATTATTGCAACGTTTGGAAGATTTGATTCAGGTAATTCGTGAAAAAGCACGGGAACACCGTCATACAGTCATGGCTGGCCGATCGCATGGTATTCACGCTGAACCGATTACTTTTGGTTTCAAGCTAGCTGGCTGGTTAGCAGAGGTGTTGCGACACCAAGAACGCTTGAGAATTCTCCGCCAAACCATTGCTGTGGGTAAGATTTCTGGTGCAGTGGGAACTTATGCCAATGTTGAACCGCGTGTAGAAGCGATCGCTTGCCAAAAACTCGGACTCCAACCCGATACGGCCTCAACACAAGTTATTTCCCGCGATCGCCACGCCGACTACGTGCAACAATTAGCTTTGGTAGCTGCATCCATCGAACGTTTTGCTGTAGAAATTCGCAATCTACAAAAAACAGACGTTCTGGAGGTTGAAGAATTCTTCGCCAAAGGTCAAAAAGGCTCCTCAGCCATGCCACACAAGCGTAATCCCATCCGTTCGGAACGGCTAACGGGAATGGCCCGACTGGTGAGAAGTCATGCTGGTGCAGCTTTGGAAAACGTTGCTCTCTGGCATGAGAGGGATATTTCCCACAGTTCTGTAGAACGGGTGATTTTACCAGATGCTTGTACTTTGACGCATTTTATGTTGTCAGAAATAACCGACTTGGTGAAAAACCTATTGGTCTATCCTGAAAATATGGAACGAAATCTCAACTGCTACGGCGGCGTTGTGTTCAGCCAAAAAGTGCTACTTGCCTTGATAGACAAGGGAAGCAGCCGCGAAGAAGCTTATGCGATCGTTCAAGAAAGCGCTCACGTCGCTTGGAACAAGCCAGGAGGCAATTTCCAGGACTTAATTAGCAAAGACCCTCGCGTTACTCAAAAGTTGTCCCCAGCAGAACTAGAAGTCTGTTTCGATCCTCAACAGCATCTCCAGCATTTAGAAGAAGTTTACCAACGACTGGGAATTTAG
- a CDS encoding DUF421 domain-containing protein, translating to MEKWFFIDWQAIFVPSISVVELIIRGSLVYLALFTVLRFLPSRQLGTLGITDLLVVVLFAEAAQNAMASNYTSITEGAILVGTVIFWSYLLNWLGYKIPQFQRFMNQPPLLLVKNGRMIQRHLQRELITDDELMSKLRQQGVEFLADVKFAYMEADGRISIITFDSKTNSVPEPKTPLKIDLH from the coding sequence ATGGAAAAATGGTTTTTTATCGATTGGCAAGCAATCTTTGTTCCTAGCATCAGCGTAGTTGAGTTGATTATCCGTGGCTCACTAGTCTACTTAGCACTGTTCACGGTATTACGTTTCCTTCCTAGCCGACAGCTAGGAACACTAGGAATTACTGATTTACTTGTAGTTGTACTATTTGCTGAAGCTGCCCAAAATGCGATGGCAAGTAATTATACATCGATTACTGAAGGCGCTATCCTGGTAGGAACTGTGATTTTTTGGAGTTATTTATTGAACTGGTTAGGCTACAAAATACCTCAGTTCCAACGTTTTATGAATCAGCCACCGCTACTACTGGTAAAAAATGGTCGGATGATTCAGCGTCATTTGCAACGAGAGTTAATTACAGACGATGAGTTGATGAGCAAGTTACGTCAGCAAGGTGTAGAGTTTTTAGCCGATGTAAAGTTTGCATATATGGAGGCTGACGGTAGGATTAGCATTATCACCTTTGACTCAAAAACTAATTCCGTCCCTGAGCCAAAAACACCATTAAAAATTGATCTACATTAA
- a CDS encoding YihY/virulence factor BrkB family protein, with protein sequence MNLQAIWKLFQETFKEWSEDKASRLAAALAYYTIFSIAPLLIIVIAIAGAVFGEEAARGQIVGQIQGLVGPEGAKFLESAIQNANQPKTGAIASIISIVVLLVGATGLFTELQDAMNTIWEVKPKPGRGVTNIIRLRILSFAMVIGIGFLLLVSLVISTVLTTLVTYFSNLLPGVDFLWQLVNFLLSFAITTVLFGLIFKVLPDVKIAWGDVLVGASLTSVLFSIGRFLLGQYLGNGSFGSTYGAAGSLVVILAWVNYATQILFFGAEFTQVYARRYGKGITPTKHAIPLSDNTEYNGKAPTRQSSTNKKPPSNLINRLFQSFKKPKRLKNRRKNQRY encoded by the coding sequence ATGAATTTGCAGGCGATTTGGAAGTTATTCCAAGAGACATTCAAAGAATGGAGTGAGGATAAAGCCTCACGGTTAGCGGCGGCGTTGGCTTATTACACGATTTTTTCTATTGCACCGTTATTAATTATTGTAATTGCGATCGCAGGGGCAGTATTTGGAGAAGAAGCAGCAAGAGGTCAAATTGTCGGACAAATTCAAGGTTTAGTCGGCCCAGAAGGCGCAAAGTTTCTCGAATCAGCCATTCAGAATGCTAACCAACCAAAGACAGGAGCGATCGCTTCTATCATTAGTATCGTAGTTCTACTAGTGGGTGCTACAGGTTTATTTACCGAGTTGCAAGATGCCATGAACACGATTTGGGAAGTTAAACCCAAACCTGGACGCGGCGTAACTAACATCATTCGCCTACGAATTTTGTCCTTTGCAATGGTGATAGGTATTGGCTTTTTACTATTAGTTTCTCTAGTAATTAGTACAGTTTTGACAACATTAGTAACATACTTTAGCAATTTGTTACCAGGTGTTGATTTTCTCTGGCAACTTGTCAATTTTCTTCTCTCTTTTGCTATAACTACAGTCTTATTCGGACTAATTTTTAAAGTTTTACCAGATGTCAAAATTGCTTGGGGTGATGTTTTAGTAGGAGCTTCCCTCACTTCAGTTTTGTTCTCTATTGGAAGATTTTTATTAGGACAATATTTAGGTAATGGGAGTTTTGGCTCAACTTATGGTGCTGCTGGTTCGCTGGTGGTGATTTTAGCTTGGGTGAACTATGCGACGCAGATTCTTTTCTTCGGTGCTGAGTTTACCCAAGTTTATGCTAGAAGGTATGGAAAGGGCATAACCCCAACAAAACACGCCATTCCATTATCTGATAACACGGAATATAATGGCAAGGCTCCAACACGGCAATCGTCCACTAACAAAAAGCCACCTTCTAACTTGATTAATCGCTTATTCCAGTCTTTCAAAAAGCCCAAGCGATTAAAAAATAGAAGGAAAAATCAGCGATATTAA